One region of Pseudobdellovibrionaceae bacterium genomic DNA includes:
- a CDS encoding NnrS family protein: MSERKNNERPEPYRLLFPVGIGLGLIGVLPWLSLRLGLGFFTDPIGFHGRLMFWGFLAAFVAGFLMTAAPKMSGTWAARPWEVAVIGCLLLAHLVVLALFGIGVGAGVAVLLPAFLLFFLGRRLRHRGQTPPAMFIFVPVGLISGALGLLMLAGAGALSPEMARFARHLAYDSFILNLIVGLGSRLVPVLSRVQGALSPHEAGRTRWIHQLPVLLALNVSFPLEDFVSRPAGQALRAAVLGVVLIRGFRVFAPRARPGFLSLGLRAAAVMLVVPHFFLPFFPAWELHLLHIVYIGGFSLMTLMIAVRVVLAHGGEALEFELHTRALGMIAGTFLIAALVRGLWPLLSPGRIFDVAAGVSFLWMFALGVWWLKVGRKIQDRLGVFRE; encoded by the coding sequence GTGTCGGAGAGAAAAAATAACGAACGTCCCGAACCTTACCGGCTGCTCTTTCCCGTCGGGATAGGTTTGGGTTTGATCGGCGTTTTACCGTGGCTTTCGTTGCGATTGGGTCTGGGATTTTTCACGGACCCGATCGGTTTTCACGGGCGTCTGATGTTCTGGGGATTTTTAGCCGCGTTCGTCGCGGGTTTTTTGATGACGGCCGCGCCGAAGATGTCCGGTACCTGGGCGGCGCGCCCCTGGGAAGTGGCGGTGATCGGATGTCTTTTGCTGGCTCACCTCGTGGTCTTGGCCCTGTTCGGGATCGGGGTGGGGGCCGGGGTCGCGGTGCTGCTTCCCGCTTTCCTGCTTTTCTTTCTGGGGCGGCGCTTACGCCATCGGGGGCAGACTCCGCCCGCGATGTTCATTTTCGTTCCCGTCGGCTTGATTTCGGGCGCGCTCGGTCTGCTCATGCTCGCAGGGGCGGGGGCCTTATCACCCGAGATGGCGCGTTTCGCGCGTCACTTGGCCTATGACTCTTTCATTTTGAATTTGATCGTCGGTTTGGGCAGCCGGCTGGTGCCCGTGCTCAGCCGCGTGCAGGGGGCGCTCTCGCCGCACGAAGCGGGACGAACCCGTTGGATTCATCAGCTACCGGTGTTGCTCGCGCTGAACGTCAGCTTTCCGCTGGAGGATTTTGTTTCGCGGCCTGCGGGGCAGGCGCTGCGCGCGGCGGTGTTGGGCGTGGTTTTGATCCGTGGCTTTCGCGTCTTCGCCCCGCGCGCGCGTCCGGGGTTTTTGAGTTTGGGGCTTCGGGCCGCGGCGGTGATGCTGGTCGTCCCGCATTTTTTCCTGCCGTTCTTTCCGGCATGGGAGCTGCACCTCCTGCATATCGTGTACATCGGCGGATTTTCTTTGATGACTTTGATGATCGCCGTGCGGGTCGTATTGGCCCACGGCGGGGAAGCCCTGGAGTTCGAGCTGCACACCCGCGCGCTGGGCATGATCGCCGGCACCTTTTTGATCGCGGCCCTGGTCCGCGGACTTTGGCCCTTGTTGAGCCCCGGTCGCATATTCGATGTCGCCGCGGGCGTCTCGTTTTTGTGGATGTTCGCGCTCGGCGTCTGGTGGTTGAAGGTCGGACGGAAAATCCAAGACCGTCTGGGAGTTTTCCGTGAATGA
- a CDS encoding formylglycine-generating enzyme family protein — protein sequence MVRVALALLLMSIAPGAFASAQVSVPAGQLRPFWIESRSESGGRVVTERIPVKAFRADVRAVTNAEFAAFLRKHPRWQKARVSPLFADESYLSQFNAEVLKAGARPDAPVSFVPWFAAKAFCESRGQRLPTTHEWEYMAAASEDRPDASGDPRFLARILEWYSQPRSGEWLGAAPGRKNFYGIADLHGWIWEWVDDFNSNFVTGESREDSSFDRNMFCGAGGLSGGDKENYAAFMRFAFRSSLNGRSAIWNLGFRCVEELKP from the coding sequence ATGGTACGCGTCGCGCTGGCACTTCTACTGATGAGCATCGCGCCGGGGGCCTTCGCCTCGGCGCAGGTTTCGGTTCCGGCCGGCCAGCTGCGGCCGTTCTGGATCGAATCCCGCTCCGAGAGTGGGGGACGCGTCGTCACGGAACGTATTCCGGTGAAAGCCTTTCGCGCGGACGTCCGCGCGGTCACGAATGCCGAGTTCGCCGCGTTTCTGCGCAAGCACCCACGTTGGCAGAAGGCCCGCGTGTCGCCGCTGTTCGCGGACGAAAGTTATTTGTCTCAGTTCAACGCTGAAGTTTTGAAAGCGGGTGCCCGGCCGGACGCGCCGGTGAGCTTTGTGCCGTGGTTCGCGGCGAAGGCCTTCTGCGAAAGCCGGGGGCAACGACTGCCCACAACGCATGAGTGGGAATACATGGCGGCCGCGAGCGAGGATCGACCGGACGCTTCGGGCGATCCACGTTTTTTGGCGCGTATCCTCGAGTGGTATTCACAGCCCCGTTCGGGTGAATGGCTGGGGGCCGCTCCGGGACGAAAGAATTTTTACGGCATCGCGGACCTGCACGGCTGGATCTGGGAATGGGTTGACGATTTCAATTCGAATTTCGTAACCGGGGAAAGCCGCGAAGACTCGTCTTTTGACCGAAATATGTTCTGCGGCGCGGGCGGGCTTTCCGGCGGTGACAAAGAAAACTACGCGGCCTTCATGCGGTTCGCGTTTCGCTCAAGCCTGAACGGTCGTTCGGCGATTTGGAATCTGGGGTTTCGTTGCGTTGAGGAGTTGAAACCATGA
- the kdsA gene encoding 3-deoxy-8-phosphooctulonate synthase, with translation MQSEFQPLKKTVTMTHPSGTFTWGDRKNFVLFAGPDIIEDEGMVLEVGRELQRVTKALGIPWILKCSFDKANRQSAGSFRGPGADAALKSLQKIKSTLGCALLTDVHETEQVAGTAEVADVIQIPAFLSRQTDLLVAAAKTGRVLHIKKGQFLAPWDMGAIAKKAVNAGNDKLLLCERGTTFGYNRLINDMTGLVEMRRLGFPVIMDCTHSTQLPGATGESSGGRREMVWPLARAAMAVGVDGIFLETHPDPDSALCDGPTSLKLSNLETFLKSLQTIFNTHQ, from the coding sequence ATGCAAAGCGAATTTCAGCCTCTCAAGAAGACCGTCACCATGACTCACCCCTCGGGCACTTTCACCTGGGGGGATCGCAAAAACTTCGTGCTCTTCGCCGGTCCCGACATCATCGAGGACGAGGGCATGGTCCTCGAAGTCGGTCGCGAACTTCAGCGCGTGACCAAAGCTTTGGGCATTCCCTGGATTCTGAAATGCTCCTTCGATAAAGCGAACCGTCAAAGCGCGGGCAGCTTCCGCGGACCGGGCGCCGATGCCGCGCTCAAGTCCCTGCAAAAGATCAAAAGCACTTTGGGCTGCGCACTGTTGACCGACGTTCACGAGACCGAGCAGGTCGCGGGTACCGCCGAAGTCGCCGACGTCATCCAGATTCCCGCCTTCCTGTCGCGCCAGACGGATCTGCTGGTCGCCGCCGCGAAAACCGGCCGCGTCCTGCACATCAAAAAGGGTCAGTTCCTGGCGCCGTGGGACATGGGCGCGATCGCGAAGAAAGCCGTGAACGCCGGCAACGACAAGCTGCTGCTTTGCGAACGCGGAACCACTTTCGGTTACAACCGTTTGATCAACGATATGACGGGCCTGGTGGAAATGCGCCGCCTGGGTTTCCCGGTCATCATGGACTGCACGCACTCGACCCAACTGCCGGGCGCCACGGGGGAAAGCTCGGGCGGTCGCCGCGAGATGGTGTGGCCACTCGCCCGCGCCGCGATGGCCGTCGGGGTCGACGGAATCTTCCTCGAAACCCATCCCGATCCGGACTCGGCCCTGTGCGACGGGCCCACGTCACTGAAGCTCTCGAATCTCGAGACCTTCCTGAAAAGCCTGCAAACGATCTTCAACACCCATCAGTAA
- the thiL gene encoding thiamine-phosphate kinase has translation MTISEANLIESLKKRVLTEPALGLNFRDDCARLPASPPGAERLVTSDSLMEDIHFRRDAISARDLGWKSLAVNLSDLASKGATPTGFFLNWSLPKDLNPDWAAEFIAGLDEAARFGACPLLGGDTTGSPGRIALSITAVGERAGRVPWRFEGRDGDVLVVTGALGLSAMGLSVQEGEWEGLRISGQARGESLRRHHRPEPRLREGAWLASRVHAMMDLSDGIYHDVPRLAAASGLHFSVRAVPLAAELRTLEDMIGVNDARAFALYGGEDYELLAAVPADEIAAISQEFVEQFGRPLHILGELTATKSSATSFESLGLRKPSTRFATLRFAHFAAATKED, from the coding sequence ATGACGATCTCTGAGGCAAATTTGATCGAAAGTTTAAAAAAACGCGTGCTGACCGAACCGGCGCTGGGCCTGAACTTCCGCGACGATTGTGCGCGTTTACCGGCGAGTCCCCCGGGCGCGGAACGTCTCGTGACCTCGGACTCCTTGATGGAGGACATCCATTTTCGCCGGGATGCGATCTCGGCGCGGGATCTGGGGTGGAAGTCCCTGGCGGTGAATCTCAGTGATCTGGCTTCGAAGGGCGCGACGCCGACGGGATTTTTTCTGAACTGGTCCCTTCCCAAAGATCTGAATCCCGATTGGGCCGCGGAATTCATCGCGGGTCTGGACGAGGCCGCGCGCTTCGGCGCCTGCCCGCTTCTAGGTGGGGACACGACGGGCTCGCCGGGCCGGATCGCGCTCTCGATCACGGCGGTGGGCGAACGCGCGGGCCGGGTTCCGTGGCGGTTCGAGGGGCGCGACGGCGATGTGCTGGTCGTGACGGGAGCGCTCGGGCTTTCGGCGATGGGTCTGTCCGTTCAAGAAGGTGAATGGGAGGGACTGCGGATTTCGGGGCAAGCGCGCGGCGAATCGTTGCGCCGTCATCATCGTCCCGAACCGAGACTCCGCGAAGGGGCGTGGCTCGCCTCGCGCGTGCACGCGATGATGGATTTATCCGACGGGATTTATCACGACGTTCCTCGTTTGGCCGCGGCCTCGGGACTTCACTTCAGCGTGCGGGCGGTGCCGCTGGCGGCGGAGCTGCGCACCTTGGAGGACATGATCGGCGTCAACGACGCGCGGGCTTTCGCGCTTTACGGTGGTGAGGATTACGAGCTGCTCGCGGCGGTCCCGGCGGACGAGATCGCGGCGATCTCGCAGGAATTCGTCGAACAGTTCGGCAGACCGTTACATATTCTCGGCGAGCTCACGGCGACCAAGAGTTCCGCGACTTCGTTCGAATCCCTGGGTTTGCGCAAGCCTTCGACGAGATTCGCGACTTTACGCTTCGCGCACTTCGCCGCCGCCACGAAAGAAGATTGA
- the glpQ gene encoding glycerophosphodiester phosphodiesterase, whose amino-acid sequence MKTIIGFFVLLLLAGCTTAPKSHFTRIAHRGASGHVPEHTLVGAAMAHTFGVDYIEADLVLTKDDRLIVMHDLELDTTTDVAKVFPGRKRADGRYYAIDFTLDEIKRLRAVERFDPQTGKRIFPDRFPDDARGFSVPSFDEFVTLVKSLNRTRGMKTGIYPEIKKPEFHQREGKDITKAVIEAVRKHGYEEKPSEIYIQCFEPSALKRLRNEFQTKIPLVQLLGENSWKESSADYDAMKTDAGLKAIAEYAQGFGPSLGTLRTNPTLFPRAKAAGLVVHPFTHRADQRPFGFTNEAYLRMIRESGADGVFSDFAEMF is encoded by the coding sequence ATGAAAACGATCATTGGTTTTTTCGTTCTTCTTCTGCTCGCGGGCTGCACGACGGCTCCGAAATCCCACTTCACCCGCATCGCGCATCGGGGTGCCTCGGGCCATGTGCCCGAACACACGTTGGTGGGCGCGGCCATGGCGCACACGTTCGGCGTCGACTACATCGAAGCCGACCTCGTCCTGACGAAAGACGACCGGCTGATCGTGATGCACGATCTTGAACTCGACACGACGACGGACGTGGCGAAAGTCTTCCCCGGGCGAAAGCGCGCCGACGGCCGTTATTACGCCATCGACTTCACGCTGGACGAGATCAAACGCCTGCGCGCGGTCGAACGCTTCGACCCTCAAACCGGGAAGCGTATTTTCCCGGATCGTTTCCCCGACGACGCGCGAGGGTTCTCGGTGCCGAGCTTCGACGAGTTCGTGACGCTCGTGAAGTCCCTGAACCGCACCCGGGGAATGAAGACGGGCATCTACCCCGAAATCAAAAAACCGGAGTTTCACCAGCGCGAGGGCAAAGACATCACGAAAGCGGTGATCGAAGCGGTCCGCAAGCACGGTTACGAGGAAAAGCCTTCCGAGATTTACATCCAGTGTTTCGAACCGAGCGCGCTGAAGCGCTTGCGAAACGAATTCCAAACGAAGATCCCGCTCGTGCAGCTCTTGGGGGAAAACTCGTGGAAAGAATCCTCGGCCGACTACGACGCGATGAAAACCGATGCGGGACTGAAAGCCATCGCCGAATACGCCCAGGGCTTCGGTCCGAGTCTGGGAACGCTGCGTACGAATCCCACGCTCTTCCCGCGCGCGAAGGCCGCGGGTCTCGTGGTCCATCCGTTCACGCACCGTGCGGACCAACGTCCCTTCGGCTTCACGAACGAGGCCTATCTACGCATGATCCGCGAATCGGGTGCGGACGGTGTCTTTTCGGACTTTGCCGAGATGTTCTGA
- a CDS encoding DNA topoisomerase IB — protein MTTAHFAKSKGLRYANPNEAGYRRQPRGGGFVYLDPRGKTVTSARLKERFRKLVIPPAWREVWICPHANGHLQVTGIDARGRKQYRYHEEWTRTRNEDKFKRLVEFGRVLPRIRARVERDLRKRSLSRAQVLAAVVKTMEQTGLRVGNDVYTRENGSYGLTTVRNRHVEIKGPRARFYFKGKSGVQRDVSLNDARLCRIIRNCRELPGAELFGYRDENGRAVDIDSKDVNDYLKEISGMDISAKDFRTWAGTLRALEILRDLPPPPRDTQTARRRREVDVIKQVAAHLGNTVSVCRKYYVDPRVFDGDRRGLLTKLEKRNARGLRACESQLIKLLAMRITKVSAESPEARRTPPSGTSSR, from the coding sequence ATGACGACGGCTCACTTCGCGAAATCCAAAGGACTACGTTACGCCAACCCGAACGAGGCCGGTTACCGCCGCCAGCCTCGCGGCGGGGGATTCGTTTACCTCGATCCTCGCGGCAAAACGGTGACGAGCGCCCGCCTGAAGGAGCGTTTCCGCAAGCTGGTGATTCCGCCCGCGTGGCGCGAGGTCTGGATTTGCCCCCACGCGAACGGTCACCTCCAAGTGACCGGGATCGATGCACGGGGACGCAAACAGTACCGCTATCACGAAGAGTGGACGCGCACCCGCAACGAAGACAAATTCAAACGCCTGGTCGAATTCGGACGCGTCCTGCCGCGCATCCGCGCCCGCGTCGAGCGCGATCTGCGCAAGCGTAGTCTTTCGCGTGCGCAGGTCCTCGCCGCCGTGGTCAAAACGATGGAGCAAACCGGACTGCGCGTCGGTAACGACGTCTACACGCGCGAAAACGGCAGCTACGGTTTGACGACCGTTCGCAATCGCCACGTCGAGATCAAAGGTCCACGCGCCCGTTTTTACTTCAAAGGGAAAAGCGGCGTGCAACGCGACGTCAGCCTGAACGACGCCCGCCTGTGCCGGATCATCCGCAACTGTCGCGAGCTGCCGGGCGCGGAGCTTTTCGGATACCGCGATGAAAACGGTCGCGCGGTCGACATCGATTCGAAAGACGTGAACGACTACCTCAAAGAGATCTCGGGCATGGACATTTCGGCGAAGGATTTTCGCACCTGGGCCGGCACGCTCCGCGCGCTAGAAATTCTGCGGGACTTGCCCCCGCCCCCGCGAGACACCCAAACCGCGCGGCGCCGCCGGGAAGTCGACGTCATCAAACAAGTGGCCGCGCATCTGGGAAATACGGTTTCGGTTTGCCGCAAGTACTACGTCGATCCACGCGTTTTCGACGGGGACCGCCGCGGCCTTTTGACCAAGCTGGAAAAAAGAAACGCCCGGGGCCTCCGGGCGTGTGAATCGCAACTGATCAAATTGCTCGCGATGCGGATCACCAAGGTGTCGGCTGAATCCCCGGAGGCAAGAAGAACACCCCCGTCTGGTACATCATCGCGATGA
- a CDS encoding pseudoazurin, with translation MLNSGKAGPMVFEPDYVKLEVGDSVVFKPADLSHNSASSLVPTGAKPWVGVADKPLTVKFDKEGVYIYKCDPHLVMAMVGVIQVGRPVNKDAAIAEEAKLAASFVMNKDRLKKALASVK, from the coding sequence ATGCTCAACTCGGGGAAGGCCGGACCGATGGTCTTCGAGCCCGACTACGTGAAACTCGAGGTCGGCGACTCGGTCGTTTTTAAACCCGCGGACCTTTCACACAACTCCGCCTCTTCTTTGGTGCCGACCGGGGCCAAACCCTGGGTGGGCGTTGCCGACAAGCCACTCACGGTGAAGTTCGACAAGGAAGGCGTTTACATTTACAAATGCGATCCCCATCTCGTGATGGCCATGGTCGGCGTTATTCAGGTCGGACGTCCCGTCAACAAAGACGCCGCGATCGCGGAAGAAGCGAAGCTCGCCGCGAGCTTCGTGATGAACAAAGACCGCCTCAAAAAGGCGTTGGCCTCGGTCAAGTAA
- a CDS encoding DegT/DnrJ/EryC1/StrS family aminotransferase, whose amino-acid sequence MSQVPFIDLKTQYQALKSQIDERIQKVLEHGAYVNGPEILELEKKLCEFTGAKYALACASGTDALVVPLMALGIGQGDEVITTTFSFIATAEAIYLAGATPVYVDIDPVTYNMDISKIEAAITPKTKAIMPVSLYGLMPDFAKINAIAKKHNLSVIEDAAQSFGATQGGKRSCSLTTAAGTSFFPAKPLGCYGDGGAIFTNDENLYKAMKEIREHGSEKRYYHTRLGVNARLDTLQCAILLAKMERYGWEIEQRNRVANRYAQAFAQVKADGFQYPTVPADNMSVWAQYTLAVKDRAAFQKKMTELGVPTSVHYPHIMPDQPWYKAQLKTSAPQDWNKSRWAAEHVISIPIYPDMDEATQDRVIDAVKKSL is encoded by the coding sequence ATGTCGCAAGTTCCTTTCATCGATCTGAAAACCCAGTACCAAGCCTTGAAATCGCAAATCGACGAGCGCATTCAAAAAGTTCTCGAACACGGCGCCTACGTGAACGGCCCCGAGATCTTGGAGCTGGAGAAGAAGCTTTGCGAATTCACCGGCGCGAAATACGCGCTCGCGTGCGCTTCCGGAACGGACGCCCTCGTCGTTCCTTTGATGGCCCTCGGTATCGGCCAAGGCGATGAGGTCATCACGACGACCTTCTCGTTCATCGCGACGGCGGAGGCGATCTACCTCGCGGGCGCGACGCCCGTGTACGTGGACATCGATCCCGTCACATACAACATGGACATTTCGAAGATCGAAGCGGCGATCACTCCCAAGACGAAGGCCATCATGCCCGTCTCGCTTTACGGCTTGATGCCCGACTTCGCGAAGATCAACGCCATCGCGAAAAAACACAATCTGTCGGTCATCGAAGACGCGGCCCAATCCTTCGGCGCGACTCAAGGTGGGAAACGCTCGTGCTCGCTGACGACCGCGGCGGGAACTTCGTTCTTCCCGGCCAAACCCCTCGGCTGCTACGGCGACGGCGGCGCGATCTTCACGAACGACGAGAACCTCTACAAAGCGATGAAAGAGATTCGTGAACATGGCTCGGAAAAACGTTACTACCACACGCGCTTGGGCGTGAACGCGCGTCTGGACACGCTTCAGTGCGCGATCCTGCTCGCGAAGATGGAACGTTACGGTTGGGAGATCGAACAACGTAACCGCGTGGCGAATCGTTACGCTCAGGCTTTTGCGCAGGTGAAAGCGGACGGCTTCCAGTACCCCACGGTTCCCGCCGACAACATGAGCGTCTGGGCGCAGTACACGCTGGCGGTGAAGGACCGCGCGGCCTTCCAAAAGAAGATGACCGAGCTGGGCGTCCCCACGAGCGTGCACTACCCGCACATCATGCCCGATCAACCCTGGTACAAGGCGCAGCTGAAGACCTCCGCACCTCAGGATTGGAATAAATCGCGCTGGGCGGCGGAGCACGTCATCTCGATTCCGATCTATCCGGATATGGACGAGGCGACTCAGGATCGCGTCATTGACGCGGTGAAGAAGTCCCTCTAA
- a CDS encoding SCO family protein, which produces MKKLIVLMSLGGGLVFSSGPRALGGAELPADSLYQLTSEWSRQDDRRQRLGELEGRPVLITMAYTGCEYTCPLVVEKLKNIEADLRKKGGTEYRVVIASFDPDGDRPAKLTEFMKKRKITDAAWTMLVADNAASTRELAILLGINYKAEGGGHFSHSNVIALLDSRGRLTQKINGLNADHEALVATALKEAKPHGRVGEKK; this is translated from the coding sequence ATGAAAAAGTTGATTGTGCTGATGTCGTTAGGTGGAGGACTCGTTTTTTCATCGGGACCGCGTGCGCTGGGCGGCGCGGAGTTGCCCGCCGACTCGCTTTACCAACTCACTTCGGAGTGGTCGCGGCAGGATGATCGTCGTCAGCGACTGGGCGAACTTGAAGGGCGGCCCGTCTTGATCACAATGGCCTACACCGGTTGCGAGTACACTTGCCCGTTGGTCGTGGAAAAGTTGAAAAACATTGAAGCCGACCTGCGCAAGAAAGGCGGGACGGAGTACCGCGTGGTCATCGCGAGTTTCGATCCCGATGGCGATCGGCCCGCGAAGCTGACCGAGTTCATGAAGAAGCGCAAGATCACGGACGCGGCTTGGACGATGTTGGTCGCGGACAACGCGGCTTCGACCCGCGAACTCGCGATTCTTTTGGGAATCAACTACAAAGCCGAGGGCGGCGGACACTTTTCGCACTCGAATGTGATCGCACTTTTGGATTCGCGGGGGCGCCTCACGCAGAAAATCAACGGTTTGAACGCCGATCACGAGGCATTGGTCGCGACGGCCCTCAAGGAGGCGAAACCCCATGGGCGTGTCGGAGAGAAAAAATAA
- the nirK gene encoding nitrite reductase, copper-containing produces the protein MMRTRNLFWLYLGLAVLSGLPLAQGQIRGEEAAVLTSPPEVPPPITRKHSTKLIVKLEVLEKKMKIADGVDYTFWTFGGTVPGSFIRIREGDEVEFHLMNHPTSKMPHNIDLHAVTGPGGGAAASFTAPGHSSVFSFRALNPGLYVYHCATAPVGMHVANGMYGLILVEPKAGLPKVDREFYVMQGDFYTKGKNGQQGYQPFSMEKAIEEKADYVVFNGATNSLLGDKALQAKTGETVRMFVGNGGPNLVSSFHVIGEIFDRVYIEGGTKFQENVQTTLVPAGGAAIVEFKMDVPGSYVLVDHSLFRAFNKGALGLLKAEGPEDKGIYSGKTLDSVYLPEGSAIQKTPEPVLEVAQSLEERIKMGRIVYNNSCAACHQPDGRGIPAAFPPLAKSDWLNQDIKRSIGVVKNGLTGTITVNGNKYNSVMPALGLSDADIANVLTFVTHSWGNKKRVVTPADVKAVKREAPASMEAH, from the coding sequence ATGATGAGGACTCGCAACTTGTTTTGGCTGTATTTGGGACTGGCAGTGTTATCCGGTCTGCCCTTGGCGCAAGGGCAAATTCGGGGAGAGGAAGCGGCGGTGCTGACGTCACCACCGGAAGTGCCTCCGCCCATCACGAGAAAACACAGCACCAAGCTGATCGTGAAGCTGGAAGTCCTCGAGAAGAAAATGAAGATCGCGGACGGTGTCGACTACACCTTCTGGACCTTCGGTGGCACCGTACCCGGAAGTTTCATCCGTATTCGCGAAGGGGACGAAGTCGAGTTCCATCTGATGAATCACCCGACGTCGAAGATGCCCCACAATATCGATTTACATGCCGTCACCGGTCCCGGTGGCGGGGCGGCGGCCTCGTTCACGGCGCCCGGACATTCCTCGGTCTTTTCGTTTCGGGCTTTGAACCCCGGACTTTACGTCTACCACTGCGCGACCGCGCCGGTGGGGATGCACGTCGCGAACGGAATGTACGGCTTGATCCTTGTCGAACCGAAGGCGGGGCTTCCCAAGGTGGATCGCGAGTTCTACGTGATGCAAGGGGACTTCTACACCAAAGGGAAAAACGGCCAGCAAGGCTATCAGCCTTTCAGCATGGAGAAGGCGATCGAAGAGAAAGCCGACTACGTGGTGTTCAACGGCGCGACGAATTCGCTTTTGGGTGACAAGGCCCTGCAGGCGAAAACCGGCGAGACGGTCCGGATGTTCGTGGGGAACGGTGGGCCGAATTTGGTTTCGTCCTTCCACGTGATCGGCGAGATTTTCGATCGCGTCTACATTGAAGGCGGAACCAAATTCCAAGAGAACGTGCAAACGACGCTCGTGCCCGCGGGGGGCGCGGCGATCGTAGAATTCAAAATGGATGTTCCCGGCTCTTACGTGCTCGTGGATCACTCGTTGTTCCGTGCCTTCAATAAAGGTGCGCTCGGCCTGCTGAAAGCCGAGGGGCCTGAGGACAAAGGCATCTATTCGGGTAAGACCTTGGATAGCGTCTATCTGCCCGAGGGCAGCGCGATCCAGAAAACGCCCGAGCCGGTTTTGGAGGTCGCGCAAAGCCTGGAAGAAAGAATCAAGATGGGCCGCATCGTGTACAACAACAGCTGCGCGGCCTGTCACCAACCGGACGGTCGGGGGATTCCCGCGGCGTTTCCGCCGCTCGCGAAATCCGATTGGTTGAACCAAGATATCAAACGCTCGATCGGCGTGGTGAAGAACGGTCTGACCGGCACCATCACGGTGAACGGGAACAAATACAACAGCGTCATGCCCGCGCTGGGCTTGAGCGACGCGGACATCGCGAACGTCTTGACCTTCGTGACCCACAGTTGGGGCAACAAGAAACGTGTCGTGACTCCGGCGGACGTCAAAGCGGTGAAGCGTGAAGCCCCCGCGTCGATGGAAGCGCATTGA
- a CDS encoding SDR family NAD(P)-dependent oxidoreductase yields the protein MTPALQKELAFISGTLALLAARRRSALWTGVFTAGASALYLASLRRRFDYLGSRVYITGGSRGLGLSLAWNALQRGAQVTLVARDEEELSRAQDILLGDFPEAQIFIDRCDVTDPEQLRQSISAAIGNMGGIDLLINNAGSILVGPFRSMTREDFEAQLKLHVLAVVEATQLVLPHFRARGQGRILNVCSLGGKVAVPHMLPYDTSKFALAGFSQGVAAELAMDNIFVTTAYPTVMRTGSPIQAVFKGDHEREFEWFAALDNMPLLSKSADAAAKKMLDAVVEGRTELLLSLPAKARNLLATVVPETVQALMAFAATLLPRGESQERKTGGASAKKFDENPALKPLRERGHRAEDTYNQVDSQNPEFNLGLH from the coding sequence ATGACACCCGCACTCCAAAAAGAACTCGCTTTCATTTCCGGAACGCTCGCGTTACTCGCCGCGCGCCGCAGATCCGCTTTGTGGACCGGAGTTTTCACCGCGGGGGCGTCCGCGCTGTATCTGGCGTCGTTGCGTCGGCGCTTCGACTACCTGGGAAGTCGCGTGTATATCACGGGAGGATCGCGGGGACTGGGGCTTTCGCTCGCATGGAACGCGCTGCAAAGGGGCGCGCAGGTCACGCTCGTCGCGCGGGACGAGGAAGAACTCAGTCGCGCCCAGGATATTTTGCTCGGCGACTTTCCTGAGGCGCAGATCTTCATCGACCGCTGTGACGTCACGGATCCCGAACAGCTCCGTCAGTCGATCAGCGCCGCGATCGGCAATATGGGGGGCATCGATCTGCTGATCAACAACGCGGGCTCGATTCTGGTCGGCCCCTTTCGTTCGATGACCCGCGAGGATTTTGAAGCGCAGCTGAAGCTGCACGTGCTGGCGGTGGTCGAGGCCACGCAGCTGGTCCTCCCGCACTTTCGCGCGCGGGGGCAGGGACGGATTCTGAACGTCTGCTCTTTGGGCGGGAAGGTCGCGGTTCCGCACATGCTGCCGTACGACACCTCGAAGTTCGCGCTCGCCGGATTTTCGCAAGGCGTGGCCGCCGAGCTCGCGATGGACAATATTTTCGTGACGACCGCTTACCCCACGGTCATGCGGACGGGCTCGCCCATTCAGGCGGTCTTCAAGGGCGATCACGAGCGGGAGTTCGAATGGTTCGCGGCGCTGGACAATATGCCGCTGCTTTCGAAGTCGGCGGACGCCGCGGCGAAGAAGATGCTCGATGCCGTGGTCGAAGGCCGCACGGAGCTCTTGCTCTCTTTGCCGGCGAAGGCGCGGAATCTTCTGGCGACCGTGGTGCCCGAGACCGTGCAGGCCCTGATGGCGTTCGCGGCGACGTTGCTTCCGCGCGGCGAATCGCAGGAGCGCAAGACCGGGGGCGCGAGCGCGAAGAAGTTCGACGAGAACCCGGCATTGAAGCCTTTGCGCGAGCGCGGCCATCGCGCCGAAGACACTTACAATCAGGTGGATTCGCAAAACCCCGAGTTCAACCTGGGGTTACATTAG